The window AGGCTATGGTCTGCTGGCCACGGCAGGTACAGCTACCTATCTGGCTGCTAAGGGACTATCCGTGACAACTGTTGGCAAATTGGGCGATGCAGCTTATCAAGATATTCCAAGTCTTGTTCGAGCAGGTAAGGTTCAGGCGATTATCAATACGGTTGGTAAAAAACGGGTAGCGGATGGCGATGGTCAGGTCATTCGAAGCTCTGCTATTGAAGGAGGAATCCCACTCTTTACAGCCCTTGATACAGCAGAAGCCATGATTAAGGTGTTGGAAAGCCGTAGCTTTATGACACAGGCTATATAGAAGATAATGCAAATTTGCAGCATAGACGACTTCGCAAGAGGTCGTCTTTTTGATATAATAGAGTTGTAATTATAACTAGTAGGATCGGCAAGGTAAATAAGGGAATAAAATGAAAATGGAAAAAATGACAGTAGAAGAGTTTTTACAACTGAAGAAGGATGCTCAGGTATCCTTGATTCTATTTATTGTTTTTGGACTTGTCTTGTTTTCAAGCATGTTTTATATCACAGTGATTGGGGCGAGAACACAAATGTACAATTCACTTGTGACGATGGTGTTTCTATCTGTATTGATGAGTGCAGTCAGACCCTATGTTTTTTCCAAAAATATCTTAGAGAAAAAACAACCTGAGCTGAAACAGTATTCGACAAAGGGCTACTCAGTTTCTAGTGCCTTTCTAAAAAGGGTTTTTCTAGTTTATTCGGTTGCGATTATTGTGGTTGTTTTCGGTTTTGCCTCTGCCTACGCAACTCGGGTTGAGACCATCCTTCCCGATGATACTTTACCAAGTCTGGAACAGAAGTCTATTATTGAATTAGAGCTTGAGGAAGATCAATGACAAAGCAAGAATTACTGAATTTTGTGGAAGCTCACCAATCTGAAATAGGGGCATTTACAATTATGCCAGGAAGAAAATTTGGTGGGCAATTTACTCTGGGCTACTATTTTGATGAGGAATCACAAAAATATAAAGTATATGAGGTGAGTGAGCGTCAAGAATTCTGGGTATGGGATGAATTTGATATGGAATCTGAGGCAATAGATAGACTATATCGAAAAATAGTTTTTAGTTTTAATTTAAATGAAAAGCATATTTAGATTTATCCATCGACTCTCTTGGAATTGTAGAGGGCTCTGTTAAGGGACTCCAAAGCCAACTTTCTCACATTGAAGTCTCAAGCCCAAGCCAAAATCAGCTCAACGCTCGTCAGGGTCAGGACTTTGTGGACTTGCAAACGGTTGAGTTTGGTAAAATCGCCAGCAAGGTCGAGAATAACATCACAATCAAGATGACGGTTGATGGCGTTGAGCAGAAAATCCGAGTGGATGCGATTGGTTTTGACGAGGCAGGCAACATCCGCATCCAGGAATACACAACTGCCCAGAATGGTTTGAAAATCAGCCGTCAGAACCTCTTGGAGGATCTGTCCAAGTACGGCGGCACCATTGTCGGCGCAGGCAAGGGTGACTTTGTCGGCGGTGTTGAGATACCTAAGGGCACACGGATTGATGTCGTGTCGCAGAAGACGGGGAATGTGACGATAGGATCTCCGGATACCGTTTATTCTGTAAAAGACTTTAAAGCTGAAATGGAGCAATTGCCTCATATCAATCTTTCAAAACAGGTTGAAGATGGCTTGGTTAGTACGAAGAACGGGAGCCGTCCGTCACCTCACCATGTTTATTCAGTAGAAGAAATTGCAACTCATCTTGCTATGTTCGATGATGGAGCAGTGAAAGTTATGAGCTTTGAAACATATGATTATGGGTTGCAAAATTATGGTGCGACGATAGGCCATCCTGACGGTCATTATGTAATGCCTAAATTTGTTTATGAAAAAGCTGTAAGGGCATCTAATGGTAATCCAAGAGTTCTAGAGGAACTATTGGGATTAGAACAGGGGTACTAGGAGATAATCCAGTTGTTATTGATATTCAGCGCTTAAAAAACCTCCGGATGCCTTCTGGTAACGAGCCTGGAGCTTGGCAAGGTTTGTGGGAACCTGGAGGCTACACACAGGGAGGGATTCCTGAGGCAGTGATTGATCAACTTAGTGAGTCGGATTATACAATAGACGAAGTATTCCAATAGAAAGGTCAGATATATATGAAAGTGTTACGAGGGACTGACTTTATAATATATGAATTAAATGGGCAATATAGCATTAATTGGTATCGTGGGCGAGAACGTTTCTCTTATCCAATAGATGAAGATTTAGTAAAAAAAGCTCTGTTAACATCTAAAGACGGGAAAGAGGTCATGTTTTATGTAGAGCATGGGCGCTGGCCAGAAGAGGATGAGTTAGAGCATTATAATGAATCTAACGTAATTACACATAGAGGGAATGATTTTATTGTCTATGAAGAAAATGGCAAATATGAGATGCACTTTATGACTGGCGGATTTCAAGACCGAGAGGTCATCTATCCTATTTCTAAAGAACTTATGGAAAGAGCTTTTGAGTCGCCTCAAGATGCCTATGAAGTAAAAATTTACTTAATGACAGGCCATTGGCCAGATAAGAGTCAAGAAGAATTGGATAGAAATTTCTTAAGACAGTTTCCAGAGCAAATTCTTAAGACCCCGACTATTTCAAAGACTCTCTTTTCAGAGTATGAGTTTACGAAATTATTGAAACAAGCAATTGAAACAGTATTACAGACTAGTAAAATTGACAGCTTAGGAATAGTTGAAGAACATTTGGAACTCTTGCTTCTAGACCCAATCAAGTGGCAGGAAGAAACAGAAATTATTCATTTACAGTTATTGCAAGAAAAGCTGAACAACTACATTCACTTTATCGAAAGCAAGCAGTATGTGGACAGCTACGGGAATGACTTTACAGAAAAAGTTATCAATCTTACTTTCCAGTATGCCCCATCAGATAATGGTCTTGCTTTCCTTGTGCAAGTTCAAAAAGTATTACAGCCAACAGATATTCGCTTGAAGGTTGTTGTGCCAAAGTAGAGTTTTAAGTCCAGACAGGGCCAACTTGTCTGGATTTTTTGGTATAATGGGAGGGTAGAAATATTCTTCATTGATATATAAGAAGCTAGGCTAGGATTGGTTTAAAGCGGAGCCTAGGAGTGGGAATGAGATTGGAGTTGTTATCTCTCACGTCCATTTTGAAACAAGTTGAGTAGCTCTGCTATTAACCACTCCGCCAGACCGACCAACTAACGGATAAACAAATCAAAGAGTTGGAGTCAAAGAGTGATGCGGAGTTGGTTCAGGAGTTCTATCCGACTCTGGAGTCAGACTATAGTCAAATCAAAAATAGTACTTGGCAGGAGGAGAACAAGGAAGCCTTAGGCTTGGTTGACAATGGTCTCAAATTTCTAGCAATAGCGGCATTTTCAGCCGGAACTCTTATGACAGGAGGTGCTGCCCTCCCACTTGCGCTAGCAGGTGGCGCTTACCTCTTTGCGGATGGGGCCCACTCTGCGATTACAGGCAACACCCTGATTACTGGTACTCAGTTGAGCACGGAAGATCGTATCTGGGCTGGAGCTGAGGCTGTAGTAACCTTGGCTACTTTCGGTAGCTTTGCGGCAGGTCAGAGTGCCTTGCGAGCAGGAAAAGAGATTCCGACAACCGTTCAGACCATTGGTAAGTTGGCTGGCTATGCGGATGAGGGTGTGGAAGCCTTACAATGGGGTAGCGGAGTTTTGCAGGGTGATGCAGCGAATGCGACCTTGAATTACATCGGAGGTAAAGCATTTGAAGGCATTGTAGAGGGCTCTGTTAAGGGACTCCAAAGCCAACTTTCTCACATTGAAGTCTCAAGCCCAAGCCAAATTCAGCTCAACGCTCGTCAGGGTCAGGACTTTGTGGACTTACAAACGGTCGAGTTTGGTAAAATCGCCAGCAAGGTCGAGAATAACATCACGATCAAGATGACGGTTGATGGCGTTGAGCAGAAAATCCGAGTGGATGCGATTGGTTTTGACGAGGCAGGCAACATCCGCATTCAGGAATACACGACTGCTCAGAGTGGTTTGAAGTCTAGTCGCCAGAACCTCTTGGAAGACTTGTCCAAGTACGGCGGCACCATTGTCGGCGCAGGCAAGGGTGACTTTGTCGGCGGTGTTGAGATACCCAAGGGCACACGGATTGATGTCGTGTCGCAGAAGACGGGGAATGTGACGATTGAACATGTTACACCAGAAATTAAGCAGTCCGCATTTGACAAGTTTGATGAGTTAACATCTCAACCTAACAATAGTTGGATCACCTCAGAGACCTCGTCTGAATTCAAAAATTCATTTGATGCCTATGCAGAACGTGCTGTTCAAGAAGGGGCTGTGTCTTCTAAAGAGGAGTTCTACCAAATGTATGAAAGCCGCCAGTACGCATACACATCTGAATATCAGCAGAAAATTTTAGAACCATATCGTCAAAGTGGTGCTTCTTCGGTTGTAAATGGATATGTTATTCAAGAATATACCTTTTCAAAAAACCCTAATTACCCTCCTATGATAGGACGTGTTGATAATGGAGTAGGTGTTGGAAATTTTGTAACTAGTGGCGCAGAAGATGGAGCCTTGTTATATAATTTGGATGGGAGCCTCAAATCTGGTGAAGAAATTGCAACGGTTAAAGGGGTGTCTAGCAGTACCTATAGTTCAGGTATCTATCAATATGAATATACACCCGAATGGGTTCAAAATGTTATAGATAATGACTTGGTATCATTTGTCAATGGTGATACGCCAGGTTCGAATCCACTTAATATTCCAGGGGCTAAAACTTGGTCAGGGGCTGATATGACAAATTCTGAGAGTGAGCTACTTATGCCTACTATTGATATGCGAGGGCATTCATATGAAGACTTCCAAGCTTCAATTGCAGAAAAGGGATATTATGAAATAAAAAATCCTAATGTTTTTATTCCTAATGTTACTACAAGTCAGACTTATCCAACAGAGGGGATTGTCCGGATAAACCAATGGGTAGGAGGTAATAATTAATGAAAGACTATCAGCCAGTTAAAACAGGTTGGGAACTTGAGAAATATAAGCAAGCCATAAGAGAAGGTAAAGAGGATGAAGTGTTTCTTGGTGATGGCGAATTTATGATTCGTCATCGAGAATCTTTCTTTGAAGGTATTACAGATATGGAGGTTTTGATAAGATACTGTTTGTTTCCTTTGTATGAAGAGGGAGATAGAGATATCGTTCGCCGCACAGAAAATATTCTAAAAGATTTTGTAGCAAGTGGTGAGATAAATAAATTGTATCAGGTCTCTCAATATTTTAAAATTCAGAAATGGTTATTAAGTAGCTACAATAACCTTCCTTTTATTATTGAACTTGAACAATTTGTTCCGATTTTTTTTGAAAAAGTTGTCAAGATGCCTTTGGAAACAGAATCGGTTCGATATGGAGCGGTTTGTGCTTGGATGAGTGAAACACCAGAATTTCTTGAGTATGACAAAACAACAATTGATAGGATTATGAATAAGCTTAAGGAATTAGCCAACAAACCCCAAGTAGTCCCATCTCTTGAAGAAATTTTTCCGATTGAACTTGATCCAACCAAAATTGATTCTATAGGAGTTATAGAAAATCATTTGGAAATGTTATTGCTAGATAGCAACAAATGGCGAAAACCACTAGAAAAACAACACCTCCTCAAACTCCAAGAAAAGCTGAACAACTACATTCACTTTATCGAAAGCAAGCAGTATGTGGACAGCTACGGGGATGACTTTACAGAAAAAGTTATCAACCTGACTTTTCAGTATGCCCCATCAGACAATGGTCTTGCTTTCCTTGTGCAAGTTCAAAAAGTATTACAGCCGACAGATATTTGCTTGAAGGTTGTTGTGCCAAAGTAGAGTTATTTCTACAAAATGAAGACTACATTTTCAGTATTTCTGGTACAATAGACTTATGAAAATAATCGTCACAACCAGTCTTCGTATGAACCAAAACCTGATTTTACAGGCTAGGGAAATAGCAGCGCAGCTCAATCTAGACTATCAAGACCGTCGTAAGAGGTCAGTCCAGTCCATTCTAGCAAAAACAGAAGCTAACGCGGTGCTTGTGGTCTATCAAGGCCAATTAGTTTTGGAAGAAAAAAATGGACAACGCTTCTTTTTCCACCCTGACACAGCTATTTTGCGTATCAAGTCTGGAAGGGATCCGCTCTTGGAATTGATAGGACCTTATAAACATACCGTCCTGGACTGTACCATGGGGCTGGCTTCTGATAGTATTGTCCTAGCTAGTGCGGGTCATCAGGTGACTGCCTTGGAGAGTTCTCAGCTTATTCATTTTATGGTGAGTCAAGGTCTGAAAGAGTTTGATAGTGGCAATGACGCAGTTAATCAAGCCATGCGCTCTATTCAGACGATTTGGACGGACAGTTTGACTTACTTACAGTCACAAGCAGACCAGTCAGTCGATGTGATTTATGTTGACCCCATGTTCTCGCAGGAGATAAAGGAATCGGATAATCTTGACGGACTAAAACCCTTTGCCAATTATTCGGCCCTGTCTGAAGATTTTTTGAAAGAATGCAGGCGTGTGGCCAGAAGAAAAATCATTATCAAGGCTCATTTTAGAGATGAAGTTTTTGAAGAATTCGGCTTTGAACGTCATGTCAGACCTAATCAAAAATTTCATTATGGAGAAATCATTTTGGAGGGAAACGATGAAA is drawn from Streptococcus sp. 29892 and contains these coding sequences:
- a CDS encoding DUF6572 domain-containing protein; protein product: MKVLRGTDFIIYELNGQYSINWYRGRERFSYPIDEDLVKKALLTSKDGKEVMFYVEHGRWPEEDELEHYNESNVITHRGNDFIVYEENGKYEMHFMTGGFQDREVIYPISKELMERAFESPQDAYEVKIYLMTGHWPDKSQEELDRNFLRQFPEQILKTPTISKTLFSEYEFTKLLKQAIETVLQTSKIDSLGIVEEHLELLLLDPIKWQEETEIIHLQLLQEKLNNYIHFIESKQYVDSYGNDFTEKVINLTFQYAPSDNGLAFLVQVQKVLQPTDIRLKVVVPK
- the ifs gene encoding NAD glycohydrolase toxin immunity factor, with the translated sequence MKDYQPVKTGWELEKYKQAIREGKEDEVFLGDGEFMIRHRESFFEGITDMEVLIRYCLFPLYEEGDRDIVRRTENILKDFVASGEINKLYQVSQYFKIQKWLLSSYNNLPFIIELEQFVPIFFEKVVKMPLETESVRYGAVCAWMSETPEFLEYDKTTIDRIMNKLKELANKPQVVPSLEEIFPIELDPTKIDSIGVIENHLEMLLLDSNKWRKPLEKQHLLKLQEKLNNYIHFIESKQYVDSYGDDFTEKVINLTFQYAPSDNGLAFLVQVQKVLQPTDICLKVVVPK
- a CDS encoding class I SAM-dependent methyltransferase, giving the protein MKIIVTTSLRMNQNLILQAREIAAQLNLDYQDRRKRSVQSILAKTEANAVLVVYQGQLVLEEKNGQRFFFHPDTAILRIKSGRDPLLELIGPYKHTVLDCTMGLASDSIVLASAGHQVTALESSQLIHFMVSQGLKEFDSGNDAVNQAMRSIQTIWTDSLTYLQSQADQSVDVIYVDPMFSQEIKESDNLDGLKPFANYSALSEDFLKECRRVARRKIIIKAHFRDEVFEEFGFERHVRPNQKFHYGEIILEGNDENFSNRF